A stretch of the Anaeromyxobacter sp. genome encodes the following:
- a CDS encoding branched-chain amino acid ABC transporter permease, whose product MTTENALQYLVAGLTYGTIYAVVGIGFNIIYNTTGIINFAQGEFVMLGGMTAVSLHRVVPLPLAILGAVASTMLVGALVEVAFIRWLRRPSVLRLIIITIGLSIVLREAALLAWGEQVRSLPYFSGDEVSALDLGGVRVSPQVLWSLGTCALVVAALALFFRHTRTGREMRACASNREAAALCGLSTRNLVTLSFVLSAGIGALAGCVVSPITYTRYDIGGSLAIKGFTVAILGGLGNSAAAVAAGFLLGTLEAFSIAVLPAAFKDAVAIALLLGLLFLRPSGLFGSRELSRLKAY is encoded by the coding sequence GTGACGACCGAGAACGCCCTCCAGTACCTCGTCGCCGGGCTGACCTACGGCACCATCTACGCGGTGGTGGGGATCGGCTTCAACATCATCTACAACACCACCGGCATCATCAACTTCGCCCAGGGCGAGTTCGTCATGCTGGGGGGGATGACGGCGGTGTCGCTGCACCGGGTGGTGCCGCTGCCGCTGGCCATCCTGGGGGCGGTGGCCAGCACCATGCTGGTGGGGGCGCTGGTGGAGGTGGCCTTCATCCGCTGGCTCCGGCGGCCCTCGGTCCTCAGGCTCATCATCATCACCATCGGCCTCTCCATCGTGCTGCGCGAGGCGGCGCTGCTCGCCTGGGGCGAGCAGGTGCGCTCCCTGCCCTACTTCAGCGGCGACGAGGTCTCGGCGCTCGACCTGGGCGGGGTGCGGGTCTCGCCGCAGGTGCTCTGGAGCCTGGGCACCTGCGCCCTGGTGGTGGCGGCCCTGGCGCTCTTCTTCCGCCACACCCGCACCGGGCGGGAGATGCGGGCCTGCGCCTCCAACCGCGAGGCGGCGGCGCTGTGCGGCCTCTCCACCCGCAACCTGGTGACCCTCTCCTTCGTCCTCTCGGCCGGCATCGGGGCCCTGGCCGGCTGCGTGGTCTCGCCCATCACCTACACCCGCTACGACATCGGGGGCTCGCTGGCCATCAAGGGGTTCACCGTGGCCATCCTGGGCGGCCTGGGCAACTCGGCGGCGGCGGTGGCGGCCGGCTTCCTGCTCGGCACCCTGGAGGCCTTCTCCATCGCGGTGCTGCCGGCCGCCTTCAAGGACGCGGTGGCCATCGCGCTCCTGCTCGGCCTGCTCTTCCTCCGCCCCTCCGGGCTCTTCGGCAGCCGCGAGCTCTCGCGGCTCAAGGCCTACTGA
- a CDS encoding ABC transporter ATP-binding protein yields MLRVRNLDVAYGQRLALRHVSLHVDPGEIVSLIGANGAGKTTLLRTVAGLGRGRAGEVLFDGRDVTRLPPEQVVMLGCSLVPEGRQVFATMPVRENLLLGATVQYRRGRHREVEEDLRRAYRLFPRLEQRAAQLAGTLSGGEQQMLAMARALMARPRLVMLDEPSMGLAPLVVKDLFQAIRTIRDEGATVLLVEQNARGALRLSDRGYVLETGRIVLTGSAAALLQNRDVQRAYLGGEPSAAREGEERR; encoded by the coding sequence GTGCTGAGGGTGCGGAACCTCGACGTGGCCTACGGGCAGCGGCTGGCGCTGCGCCACGTCTCGCTGCACGTGGACCCGGGGGAGATCGTCTCGCTCATCGGCGCCAACGGGGCCGGCAAGACCACGCTCCTGCGCACCGTGGCGGGGCTGGGCCGCGGCCGCGCCGGGGAGGTGCTGTTCGACGGGCGGGACGTGACCCGGCTGCCGCCCGAGCAGGTGGTGATGCTGGGCTGCTCGCTGGTGCCGGAGGGGCGCCAGGTCTTCGCCACCATGCCGGTGCGGGAGAACCTGCTGCTGGGCGCCACCGTGCAGTACCGGCGCGGGCGCCACCGCGAGGTGGAGGAGGACCTGCGGCGCGCCTACCGGCTCTTCCCGCGGCTGGAGCAGCGGGCCGCCCAGCTGGCCGGCACCCTCTCGGGCGGCGAGCAGCAGATGCTGGCCATGGCGCGGGCCCTGATGGCCCGGCCGCGCCTGGTGATGCTCGACGAGCCCTCCATGGGCCTGGCGCCGCTGGTGGTGAAGGACCTGTTCCAGGCCATCCGCACCATCCGCGACGAGGGGGCCACGGTGCTGCTGGTGGAGCAGAACGCCCGCGGCGCGCTCAGGCTCTCCGACCGCGGCTACGTGCTGGAGACCGGGCGCATCGTCTTGACCGGGAGCGCCGCGGCGCTCCTGCAGAACCGCGACGTGCAGCGCGCCTACCTGGGCGGAGAGCCCAGCGCGGCGCGCGAGGGGGAGGAGCGGCGATGA
- a CDS encoding ABC transporter substrate-binding protein: MRLPSPLPLLLALLTLALPARAAEPLKVGALLSVTGPASFLGGPEQRTLEMAVEDLNARGGLGGRPVQLIVKDTGGSPEKAVSFAKQLIDEEQVFAIIGPSTSGETMAVKGLAEGSGTLLLSCAAAEVIVNPVARWVFKTAQKDSHAAAMIFQQLRKQGLTKVGVLTSNTGFGKAGKEQLEKLAPEFGVQILVSETYDKAATDLTAEVTKVKAAGVQALVNWSIEPAQAIVIKNARQLGLTIPIFQSHGFGNIQYVKAAGAAAEGVVFPMGRVVVAEALPEKHPQKQVLVAYKKAYEARFKEDVSGFGGYAYDALLLLSQAVKAAGTEREAVRSAVEKLSGVVGVSGTFGFSPTDHNGLGLDSFELLTVKDGKFALLGAK; encoded by the coding sequence ATGAGGCTCCCCTCCCCGCTGCCCCTGCTGCTCGCCCTGCTCACCCTGGCGCTCCCGGCCCGCGCCGCCGAGCCGCTCAAGGTGGGCGCCCTCTTGTCCGTCACCGGCCCGGCCTCCTTCCTGGGAGGTCCGGAGCAGCGGACCCTGGAGATGGCGGTGGAGGACCTGAACGCCCGGGGCGGCCTGGGCGGTCGCCCGGTGCAGCTCATCGTCAAGGACACCGGCGGCAGCCCGGAGAAGGCGGTCTCCTTCGCCAAGCAGCTCATCGACGAGGAGCAGGTCTTCGCCATCATCGGCCCGTCCACCAGCGGCGAGACCATGGCGGTGAAGGGGCTGGCCGAGGGCTCCGGCACGCTCCTGCTCTCCTGCGCCGCGGCCGAGGTGATCGTGAACCCGGTGGCCAGGTGGGTCTTCAAGACCGCCCAGAAGGACAGCCACGCCGCCGCCATGATCTTCCAGCAGCTCCGGAAGCAGGGGCTCACCAAGGTGGGCGTCCTCACCAGCAACACCGGCTTCGGCAAGGCCGGCAAGGAGCAGCTGGAGAAGCTGGCGCCGGAGTTCGGCGTCCAGATCCTGGTCTCCGAGACCTACGACAAGGCGGCCACCGACCTGACCGCCGAGGTCACCAAGGTGAAGGCGGCCGGCGTGCAGGCGCTGGTGAACTGGTCGATCGAGCCGGCCCAGGCCATCGTCATCAAGAACGCCCGCCAGCTGGGCCTGACCATCCCCATCTTCCAGAGCCACGGCTTCGGCAACATCCAGTACGTCAAGGCGGCCGGGGCCGCCGCCGAGGGGGTGGTCTTCCCCATGGGCCGGGTGGTGGTGGCCGAGGCGCTGCCGGAGAAGCACCCGCAGAAGCAGGTGCTGGTGGCCTACAAGAAGGCCTACGAGGCCCGCTTCAAGGAGGACGTCTCCGGCTTCGGCGGCTACGCCTACGACGCGCTCCTGCTCCTGTCCCAGGCCGTCAAGGCGGCCGGCACCGAGCGCGAGGCGGTGCGCAGCGCGGTGGAGAAGCTCTCCGGGGTGGTGGGCGTCAGCGGCACCTTCGGCTTCTCGCCCACCGACCACAACGGCCTGGGGCTCGACTCCTTCGAGCTCCTCACGGTGAAGGACGGCAAGTTCGCCCTGCTGGGCGCCAAGTGA
- a CDS encoding branched-chain amino acid ABC transporter permease, with the protein MRSRYAQLGLFALVVVAVQLATALGGKPFYLTQLTMTAYAGLVVIGLCLFMGYAGQISLGHAGFFAIGGYTSAFLTTFDLTAGRGAGLTAWAGRWHLLVQRPDLYGGELLTVRPWPAALAAVALAVLVAALVGVPVLRLKGHYLAMATLGFGTIVSSVVVGTERLGAADGLSGVPAFELGLGLAVTGGAAARVQNYYLAWGLVALGMWLLLNLVASRVGRALRAIHGAEDAAGAMGIDVADFKLRTFVLSAAFAALAGVLLTHYTGGIGPSEAAVMKSVRYVAIVAVGGMGSLWGTLLVGSALQFLSLRGLFGSFDDAVFGVILIAVMLFAPDGLLRVDLAGAARALLRRPGAPAAEG; encoded by the coding sequence ATGCGGAGCCGCTACGCCCAGCTGGGCCTGTTCGCCCTGGTGGTGGTGGCCGTGCAGCTGGCCACCGCGCTGGGCGGCAAGCCCTTCTACCTGACGCAGCTCACCATGACCGCCTACGCCGGGCTGGTGGTCATCGGGCTGTGCCTGTTCATGGGCTACGCCGGGCAGATCTCGCTGGGCCACGCCGGCTTCTTCGCCATCGGCGGCTACACCTCGGCCTTCCTCACCACCTTCGACCTGACGGCCGGCCGCGGCGCCGGGCTCACCGCCTGGGCCGGGCGCTGGCACCTCCTGGTGCAGCGCCCCGACCTCTACGGCGGCGAGCTGCTCACGGTGCGGCCCTGGCCGGCGGCGCTGGCGGCGGTGGCGCTGGCGGTGCTGGTGGCGGCCCTGGTGGGCGTGCCGGTCCTCAGGCTCAAGGGGCACTACCTGGCCATGGCCACCCTGGGCTTCGGCACCATCGTCTCCTCGGTGGTGGTGGGCACCGAGCGGCTGGGGGCGGCCGACGGCCTCTCCGGCGTGCCGGCCTTCGAGCTGGGGCTGGGCCTGGCGGTGACCGGCGGCGCCGCCGCGCGGGTGCAGAACTACTACCTGGCCTGGGGGCTGGTGGCCCTCGGCATGTGGCTGCTGCTCAACCTGGTGGCCTCGCGGGTGGGCCGGGCGCTGCGCGCCATCCACGGGGCCGAGGACGCGGCCGGCGCCATGGGCATCGACGTGGCCGACTTCAAGCTGCGCACCTTCGTGCTCTCGGCGGCCTTCGCGGCCCTGGCCGGCGTGCTGCTGACCCACTACACCGGCGGCATCGGCCCCTCCGAGGCGGCGGTGATGAAGTCGGTGCGCTACGTGGCCATCGTGGCGGTGGGCGGCATGGGCAGCCTGTGGGGCACCCTGCTGGTCGGCTCGGCGCTGCAGTTCCTCTCGCTGCGTGGCCTCTTCGGCTCCTTCGACGACGCGGTCTTCGGGGTGATCCTCATCGCCGTGATGCTCTTCGCCCCGGACGGCCTGCTCCGGGTCGACCTGGCCGGGGCGGCGCGCGCGCTCCTGCGGCGGCCCGGCGCGCCGGCGGCGGAGGGCTGA
- a CDS encoding PilZ domain-containing protein, translated as MTDSIQNPRRVPRAPARCEARCLLPGGGFWASDTTDFGPKGCQLAAPGPFKKGDPVKLVLTSERLDSPLAVTGTVAWASSQAPWRIGVSFDPPFLPTTGSWFDLLVAAYPGLATYQLAPDSLALADTLHLGPVPRVAPELAPDEVAVMRAVGPGLSVKALQERLGPDWRGLEGVLFAMIGRKLLTLDPAAAAQPASWAPSLAAHP; from the coding sequence ATGACCGACTCGATCCAGAACCCCAGGCGCGTGCCGCGCGCCCCCGCTCGCTGCGAGGCCCGCTGCCTCCTGCCCGGCGGCGGCTTCTGGGCCTCCGACACCACCGACTTCGGCCCCAAGGGCTGCCAGCTGGCCGCGCCCGGGCCCTTCAAGAAGGGCGACCCGGTCAAGCTGGTGCTGACCAGCGAGCGGCTCGACTCGCCCCTGGCGGTGACCGGCACGGTGGCCTGGGCCAGCAGCCAGGCCCCCTGGCGCATCGGCGTGTCCTTCGACCCGCCCTTCCTCCCCACCACCGGCAGCTGGTTCGACCTGCTGGTGGCGGCCTACCCGGGCCTGGCCACCTACCAGCTGGCGCCCGACTCGCTGGCGCTGGCCGACACGCTGCACCTCGGCCCGGTGCCGCGGGTGGCGCCAGAGCTGGCCCCCGACGAGGTGGCGGTGATGCGCGCGGTGGGGCCGGGCCTCTCCGTGAAGGCCCTGCAGGAGCGGCTGGGGCCCGACTGGCGCGGGCTGGAGGGGGTGCTCTTCGCCATGATCGGCCGGAAGCTCCTCACGCTCGACCCGGCCGCGGCCGCCCAGCCGGCCTCCTGGGCCCCCTCGCTGGCGGCCCACCCCTAG
- a CDS encoding amino acid-binding protein, with protein MSVVQLSVFLENAAGRLAEVAEVLAGGAVNVRALALADMAEFGILRLVVDQPERARAALKAAGFTTTSTPVVAVGIPDSPGGLAAVLRALSARGLAVEYMYAFARRQGEEAIILFRVEDHDGAVAALAAARLRVLDAAEVHAA; from the coding sequence ATGTCGGTGGTGCAGCTCTCGGTCTTCCTCGAGAACGCGGCGGGTCGCCTCGCCGAGGTGGCCGAGGTGCTGGCCGGGGGCGCCGTCAACGTGCGGGCCCTGGCCCTGGCCGACATGGCCGAGTTCGGCATCCTGCGCCTGGTGGTCGACCAGCCCGAGCGCGCCCGCGCCGCCCTGAAGGCCGCCGGCTTCACCACCACCAGCACGCCGGTGGTGGCGGTGGGCATCCCCGACAGCCCGGGCGGCCTGGCCGCCGTGCTGCGGGCCCTCTCCGCCAGGGGCCTGGCGGTCGAGTACATGTACGCCTTCGCCCGCCGCCAGGGCGAGGAGGCCATCATCCTGTTCCGGGTCGAGGACCACGACGGCGCGGTGGCCGCGCTGGCCGCGGCCCGCCTGCGGGTGCTCGACGCCGCCGAGGTCCACGCCGCGTGA
- a CDS encoding ABC transporter substrate-binding protein, producing the protein MTRARTPALAPALAAAACLAAALLGPTPALAADPIKVGAILAVTGPASNLGAPEARTLEMLVEQQNARGGVGGRPLQLLLRDSGGSPEKAVSFAKQLIDEEQVVAIIGPSTSGETMAIKALAEQGQTILLSCAAAEVIVNPLARWVFKVAPKDADAVDLIFARMKAAGTTRIGLLSSNTGFGKAGKDQVEKRAGAAGIQVLVSEVYDKAATDLTAEVTKLKAAGVQAVLNWSIEPAQSIVLKNLRQVGLEVPAYQSHGFANVQYARAAGAAAEGVVFPASRVVVADGLPETHPQKKVVAGYKAAYEARFKEDVSTFGGHGYDAFTVLVKALGEGGGDREKVRAAIEGTRGLVGTAGVFNFSATDHNGLDAGAFEMLTVKDGRFVPLTSKQP; encoded by the coding sequence ATGACCCGCGCGCGCACCCCCGCCCTCGCCCCCGCCCTCGCCGCCGCGGCCTGCCTGGCCGCCGCCCTGCTCGGCCCCACCCCGGCCCTGGCCGCCGACCCCATCAAGGTGGGCGCCATCCTGGCCGTCACCGGCCCGGCCTCCAACCTGGGCGCCCCCGAGGCCCGCACCCTGGAGATGCTGGTGGAGCAGCAGAACGCCCGGGGCGGCGTGGGCGGCCGGCCCCTCCAGCTGCTGCTGCGCGACTCGGGCGGCAGCCCGGAGAAGGCGGTCTCCTTCGCCAAGCAGCTCATCGACGAGGAGCAGGTGGTGGCCATCATCGGCCCCTCCACCAGCGGCGAGACCATGGCCATCAAGGCCCTGGCCGAGCAGGGCCAGACCATCCTGCTCTCCTGCGCCGCCGCCGAGGTGATCGTGAACCCGCTGGCGCGCTGGGTCTTCAAGGTGGCCCCCAAGGACGCCGACGCGGTGGACCTGATCTTCGCCCGCATGAAGGCGGCCGGCACCACCCGCATCGGCCTGCTCTCCAGCAACACCGGCTTCGGCAAGGCCGGCAAGGACCAGGTGGAGAAGCGCGCCGGCGCCGCCGGCATCCAGGTGCTGGTGAGCGAGGTCTACGACAAGGCGGCCACCGACCTGACCGCCGAGGTCACCAAGCTGAAGGCCGCCGGGGTGCAGGCGGTGCTCAACTGGTCCATCGAGCCGGCCCAGTCCATCGTGCTGAAGAACCTCCGCCAGGTGGGGCTGGAGGTGCCGGCCTACCAGAGCCACGGCTTCGCCAACGTGCAGTACGCCCGGGCCGCCGGGGCGGCCGCCGAGGGGGTGGTCTTCCCGGCCAGCCGCGTCGTGGTGGCCGACGGCCTGCCGGAGACCCACCCGCAGAAGAAGGTGGTGGCCGGCTACAAGGCGGCCTACGAGGCCCGCTTCAAGGAGGACGTCAGCACCTTCGGCGGCCACGGCTACGACGCCTTCACGGTGCTGGTGAAGGCGCTCGGCGAGGGGGGCGGCGACCGCGAGAAGGTGCGCGCCGCCATCGAGGGGACGCGCGGCCTGGTCGGCACGGCCGGGGTGTTCAACTTCTCGGCCACCGACCACAACGGCCTCGACGCCGGCGCCTTCGAGATGCTCACGGTGAAGGACGGCAGGTTCGTGCCGCTGACCAGCAAGCAGCCGTGA
- a CDS encoding phenylacetate--CoA ligase yields MSEATCWQPEIERMDREALAQLQLERLEATLTRVYRTLPFYRRRLDEAGVDPDGVRSPADLRRIPFTTKEDLRQSYPYGLFAVPLRDVVRLHASSGTTGLSTVVGYTRNDLAAWSNAVARVMVAGGVTKDDVVQVAFHYGLFTGGFGLHQGAELLGASVIPMSSGHSRQQLRIMQDYRTTALVCTPSYALHLAEELTEQRVARGALSLRVGLFGGEPWSEAMRRQLEEQLQITATDNYGLSELMGPGVAGECQAKQGLHLAEDHFLAELVHPETGAPAREGEVGELVLTTLTKEAFPLLRYRTGDLTTLTAAPCPCGRTLARMGRVLGRTDDQLIIKGVKVYPSQIEAVLVTLPGADPHYQIVLTRRAAIDEATVLVEVSEAIFFDEMRRQSGLRETITRRLADELGVSVAVKLVERKSLARSEGKATRVVDQRGGSSGLAAPGDVV; encoded by the coding sequence ATGAGCGAAGCCACCTGCTGGCAGCCGGAGATCGAGCGGATGGACCGGGAGGCGCTGGCGCAGCTCCAGCTGGAGCGGCTGGAGGCCACCCTGACCCGGGTCTACCGGACGCTGCCCTTCTACCGCCGGCGGCTCGACGAGGCCGGCGTGGACCCGGACGGCGTCCGCTCGCCGGCCGACCTGCGCCGCATCCCCTTCACCACCAAGGAGGACCTGCGGCAGAGCTACCCCTACGGCCTCTTCGCCGTGCCGCTGCGCGACGTGGTGCGGCTGCACGCCTCCTCGGGCACCACCGGCCTCTCCACGGTGGTGGGCTACACCCGCAACGACCTGGCCGCCTGGTCGAACGCGGTGGCGCGGGTCATGGTGGCGGGCGGCGTCACCAAGGACGACGTGGTGCAGGTGGCCTTCCACTACGGCCTCTTCACCGGCGGCTTCGGGCTGCACCAGGGGGCCGAGCTGCTGGGCGCCTCGGTCATCCCCATGTCGAGCGGCCACTCCCGGCAGCAGCTGCGCATCATGCAGGACTACCGGACCACCGCGCTGGTGTGCACGCCCAGCTACGCCCTGCACCTGGCCGAGGAGCTCACCGAGCAGCGGGTGGCGCGCGGCGCCCTGTCGCTGCGGGTGGGGCTCTTCGGCGGCGAGCCCTGGAGCGAGGCCATGCGCCGCCAGCTGGAGGAGCAGCTGCAGATCACCGCCACCGACAACTACGGCCTCTCCGAGCTGATGGGGCCGGGGGTGGCCGGCGAGTGCCAGGCCAAGCAGGGGCTGCACCTGGCCGAGGACCACTTCCTGGCGGAGCTGGTGCACCCGGAGACCGGCGCGCCGGCCCGGGAGGGCGAGGTGGGGGAGCTGGTGCTCACCACCCTCACCAAGGAGGCCTTCCCGCTGCTGCGCTACCGCACCGGCGACCTCACCACCCTCACCGCGGCGCCCTGCCCCTGCGGCCGCACCCTGGCGCGCATGGGGCGGGTGCTGGGCCGCACCGACGACCAGCTCATCATCAAGGGGGTCAAGGTCTACCCCTCGCAGATCGAGGCGGTGCTGGTGACGCTCCCGGGGGCCGATCCCCACTACCAGATCGTGCTGACGCGCCGCGCCGCCATCGACGAGGCCACCGTGCTGGTGGAGGTGTCGGAGGCCATCTTCTTCGACGAGATGCGCCGCCAGAGCGGCCTGCGCGAGACCATCACCCGCCGCCTGGCCGACGAGCTGGGGGTCTCGGTGGCGGTCAAGCTGGTGGAGCGCAAGTCGCTGGCCCGCAGCGAGGGCAAGGCCACGCGGGTGGTGGACCAGCGCGGTGGCTCGTCCGGGCTGGCGGCCCCGGGTGACGTCGTGTAG
- a CDS encoding DMT family transporter produces the protein MADLSLLVLTLFWGTTFTLVKGALEIASTGVFLVARFATAALVLGLVAVLRRDRLGPAFWRHGLTLGLFMLGGFVFQTLGLALTTPARSGFITGMSVAIVPFIARFTLGRPVHRFAWGGAALAVVGLTLLTRPFDAGAVTAAVRLGDLLTLGCAVAYALQIAYMSEWSHRHPLVPFTLLQVSVVLLGALLLAPLEGPRLDTARWREFAVVVAFTGLAMTAFAFFVMNWAQRHTSAVRAALIYALEPVAAALFSRLVTGEELGAAGWVGGGLIVVGVVAGELGGLWVGRAAA, from the coding sequence GTGGCCGACCTCTCCCTGCTGGTGCTGACGCTCTTCTGGGGCACCACCTTCACCCTGGTGAAGGGGGCGCTGGAGATCGCCTCCACCGGGGTCTTCCTGGTGGCCCGCTTCGCCACCGCGGCGCTGGTGCTGGGGCTGGTGGCGGTGCTGCGGCGCGACCGCCTCGGCCCCGCCTTCTGGCGCCACGGCCTGACGCTCGGGCTGTTCATGCTGGGCGGCTTCGTCTTCCAGACCCTGGGCCTGGCCCTCACCACCCCGGCCCGCTCCGGCTTCATCACCGGCATGTCGGTGGCCATCGTGCCCTTCATCGCCCGCTTCACCCTGGGGCGGCCGGTGCACCGCTTCGCCTGGGGCGGCGCGGCGCTGGCGGTGGTGGGGCTGACCTTGCTGACCCGGCCCTTCGACGCCGGCGCGGTGACCGCGGCGGTGCGGCTCGGCGACCTCCTGACGCTGGGCTGCGCCGTGGCCTACGCGCTCCAGATCGCCTACATGAGCGAGTGGTCGCACCGGCACCCGCTGGTCCCCTTCACCCTGCTGCAGGTGTCGGTGGTGCTGCTGGGGGCCCTGCTCCTGGCGCCGCTCGAGGGGCCGCGCCTCGACACCGCCCGCTGGCGGGAGTTCGCCGTGGTGGTGGCCTTCACCGGCCTGGCCATGACGGCCTTCGCCTTCTTCGTGATGAACTGGGCGCAGCGCCACACCAGCGCGGTGCGGGCCGCCCTCATCTACGCGCTGGAGCCGGTGGCGGCGGCGCTCTTCAGCCGGCTGGTCACCGGCGAGGAGCTGGGCGCGGCCGGGTGGGTCGGCGGCGGCCTGATCGTCGTGGGGGTGGTGGCGGGCGAGCTGGGCGGCCTGTGGGTCGGGCGCGCCGCCGCCTGA
- a CDS encoding ABC transporter ATP-binding protein produces the protein MALLEVAGLGKRFGGLQAVKDVAFTVAPGTVKAIIGPNGAGKTTLFNLISGVTPPDRGTVTFKGQAIQGRPTHQVAALGLSRTFQQIRLFSGMTALENVMVGRHARTRAGFLAGLTHWPGRWAEERDTRRRAQEALEFLSLGEVAGAEAVSLSYGQQRGVELARALASEPDLLLLDEPAAGLNMKETAALATLIGRIRDRGVTVLLVEHDMSLVMEISDEVAVLCFGEKIADAAPAAVQRDPEVIRVYLGDDAC, from the coding sequence GTGGCGCTGCTCGAGGTGGCCGGGCTCGGCAAGCGGTTCGGCGGCCTGCAGGCCGTCAAGGACGTGGCCTTCACGGTGGCGCCCGGCACGGTGAAGGCGATCATCGGCCCCAACGGCGCCGGCAAGACCACCCTCTTCAACCTCATCTCCGGCGTCACCCCGCCGGACCGGGGCACCGTGACCTTCAAGGGCCAGGCCATCCAGGGCCGGCCCACCCACCAGGTGGCGGCGCTCGGGCTGTCGCGCACCTTCCAGCAGATCCGGCTCTTCTCCGGCATGACGGCGCTGGAGAACGTCATGGTGGGCCGCCACGCCCGCACCCGGGCCGGCTTCCTGGCCGGGCTGACCCACTGGCCCGGCCGGTGGGCCGAGGAGCGCGACACCAGGCGGCGCGCCCAGGAGGCGCTGGAGTTCCTCTCGCTCGGCGAGGTGGCCGGCGCCGAGGCGGTCAGCCTCTCCTACGGCCAGCAGCGCGGGGTGGAGCTGGCCCGGGCCCTGGCCTCCGAGCCCGACCTGCTGCTCCTCGACGAGCCGGCGGCCGGCCTCAACATGAAGGAGACCGCCGCGCTGGCCACCCTCATCGGCCGCATCCGCGACCGCGGCGTGACGGTGCTGCTGGTGGAGCACGACATGTCGCTGGTGATGGAGATCTCCGACGAGGTGGCGGTGCTCTGCTTCGGCGAGAAGATCGCCGACGCCGCGCCGGCCGCGGTGCAGCGGGACCCCGAGGTGATCCGCGTCTACCTGGGGGACGACGCGTGCTGA